In Xylanibacter ruminicola 23, a single genomic region encodes these proteins:
- a CDS encoding SusC/RagA family TonB-linked outer membrane protein: MKLKNIFIYTLAGLCAAPVAVNAQVTLSDKTSQKVDLGYGVQQSEFLTTAAATTITAEELRRTSAISLADALYGKLLGLNAFQNTGFKGEEGRGATFNIRGIQTTAKNGTQMYRDGQMQDIPGEAGILILVDGIERPIDRLTVEEVESVTVLKDAAAVALYGHEGVNGVLLVKTKHGTKDGKYHFKAGLSHKIQFDPQSADMVSAYDYANALNRARLNDGGTAAYSDAELQKFKDGSDPFVYPNVNWKDETFKKTAHESNAYLSFFGGTDKVQYYTQLDYTDGRGLYKNPDQGDFNSQLKYSKANIRANVDFEVSSTTRVSANLLGILMETNGVPDVNSNDAWWHLYKVPALAFPIRTAGGVWGGSQTFGDYNLLAKTQGRGFMKTHQRQIWANMTLEQDLDFITKGLKFYVGASYDNSSNTIETRSKGYQYGWNYYSGGAMQETVMGTVEDKLVFNHWVDSQWRIATFNAGFRYATQLNNGDNLSANANYNMKSEIRDNRSNTWYRANWQLAMHYDHANRLMADVVLAANGSNRSYPAKWAFSPTLGLGYIFANNPESSFLNYGKVRLSGGIQHSDYVPQPGLWQAAWDSSHGQFWYGTNFASSWGAFLTQFPTDDFVQETAYKANIGTDLRIANALDVTLDVFYQQRRNILVSASSLNSAVVGIQSSYDDKGRIASYGMELGLRYAKTFSNGLNINAGASFSTVKNEVLQWIETPAYPNLSRVNGPADDERGLIALGFFQSQEEIDNSPVQQFGQVKVGDIKYKDVNGDNVINENDFVAQDYGNAFPALNYAFTLGAEYKGFGINATFQGAGHQVKNLRYVDGVWGALSDNRNLSQEYYNNCFDVAGANAKYPRLSTENVANNAQNSTIWYRNVNWLKLRDCEVYYKLPACVVEPLKITCARLFVQGQNLLSFDNIAAMDAENLNTGYPVMKSVNIGLSVQF; encoded by the coding sequence ATGAAACTAAAGAACATATTTATATATACCTTGGCGGGGCTCTGCGCTGCACCAGTGGCAGTTAATGCACAGGTGACACTGAGCGACAAGACATCGCAAAAGGTGGATTTAGGCTATGGTGTACAGCAGTCGGAGTTTCTGACTACTGCGGCAGCTACTACCATTACAGCCGAAGAACTGCGCCGCACATCAGCCATCAGTCTGGCCGACGCCCTTTATGGTAAGCTACTTGGACTGAATGCATTCCAGAACACAGGTTTCAAAGGTGAGGAAGGCCGTGGTGCTACATTCAACATCCGCGGTATTCAGACTACTGCCAAGAACGGAACTCAGATGTATCGTGACGGTCAGATGCAGGATATTCCTGGCGAAGCCGGTATTCTGATTCTGGTAGATGGCATCGAACGTCCTATCGATCGCCTGACAGTAGAAGAAGTAGAGAGTGTGACCGTACTGAAGGATGCCGCAGCTGTGGCCCTCTATGGTCACGAAGGTGTCAACGGTGTTTTGTTGGTAAAGACCAAGCACGGCACCAAGGACGGCAAGTATCACTTCAAGGCCGGTCTTTCGCACAAGATCCAGTTCGATCCTCAGAGTGCCGACATGGTTAGTGCCTACGACTATGCAAACGCCCTGAACCGCGCTCGTTTGAACGATGGTGGCACTGCCGCCTATTCGGATGCAGAGCTGCAGAAGTTCAAGGACGGCAGCGACCCGTTTGTTTATCCTAACGTGAACTGGAAGGACGAAACTTTCAAGAAGACCGCTCACGAGTCGAACGCCTACCTGTCGTTTTTCGGTGGTACCGACAAGGTGCAGTATTACACACAGCTCGACTATACCGACGGTCGCGGACTCTATAAGAATCCTGATCAAGGTGACTTTAATTCACAACTGAAGTATTCAAAGGCCAATATACGTGCCAATGTCGATTTCGAGGTGAGCAGCACCACTCGTGTCAGTGCCAACCTGTTGGGTATCCTGATGGAGACCAACGGTGTGCCCGATGTGAATTCAAACGATGCCTGGTGGCATCTGTACAAAGTGCCCGCACTGGCATTCCCCATCCGCACCGCAGGTGGTGTTTGGGGTGGTAGTCAGACTTTCGGCGACTATAACCTGCTGGCCAAGACCCAGGGACGTGGTTTCATGAAAACCCACCAGCGCCAGATTTGGGCAAACATGACGTTAGAACAGGATCTCGACTTCATCACGAAAGGTCTGAAGTTCTATGTTGGAGCCTCTTACGACAACTCTTCGAACACCATCGAAACCCGCTCAAAGGGTTACCAGTATGGTTGGAACTACTATTCAGGTGGTGCCATGCAGGAAACAGTGATGGGTACCGTGGAGGACAAGCTGGTGTTCAACCACTGGGTTGACTCACAGTGGCGCATCGCGACCTTCAATGCTGGCTTCAGATATGCCACCCAGCTGAACAATGGTGATAACTTGTCAGCCAATGCCAACTACAATATGAAGAGCGAGATTCGCGATAATCGTAGCAATACCTGGTACCGTGCCAACTGGCAACTGGCCATGCACTACGACCATGCCAACCGCTTGATGGCCGATGTCGTACTGGCAGCCAACGGTTCTAACCGCAGCTATCCTGCCAAGTGGGCCTTCTCACCTACCCTCGGTTTGGGTTATATCTTTGCTAACAACCCAGAGAGCAGCTTCCTTAACTACGGTAAGGTACGCCTTTCGGGTGGTATCCAGCACAGCGACTATGTGCCACAGCCAGGTCTTTGGCAGGCAGCATGGGACAGCTCGCACGGACAGTTCTGGTATGGAACAAACTTCGCCAGCTCTTGGGGTGCATTCCTTACTCAGTTCCCAACCGACGACTTCGTTCAGGAGACAGCCTACAAGGCTAACATCGGTACCGATCTGAGAATTGCCAACGCACTTGATGTCACACTCGATGTGTTCTATCAGCAGCGTCGTAACATCCTGGTTAGCGCCAGCTCACTCAACTCAGCAGTAGTAGGTATCCAGTCATCTTACGATGACAAGGGCCGCATTGCCAGCTACGGTATGGAACTGGGACTGCGCTATGCCAAGACCTTCAGCAACGGACTCAACATCAATGCAGGCGCATCGTTCTCAACAGTCAAGAACGAGGTGCTGCAGTGGATTGAGACACCGGCTTATCCAAACTTGTCGCGTGTAAACGGTCCTGCCGATGATGAGCGTGGCCTCATCGCCCTCGGCTTCTTCCAGAGCCAGGAGGAGATCGACAACAGCCCCGTTCAGCAGTTTGGACAGGTAAAGGTGGGTGACATTAAATATAAAGATGTGAATGGTGACAACGTCATCAACGAGAACGACTTTGTAGCTCAGGATTACGGCAATGCCTTCCCAGCACTCAACTACGCCTTTACACTTGGTGCAGAGTACAAGGGCTTTGGTATCAACGCCACCTTCCAGGGTGCAGGTCATCAGGTTAAGAACCTTCGCTATGTTGACGGTGTTTGGGGTGCACTCTCCGATAACCGCAACCTCTCTCAGGAGTATTACAACAACTGTTTCGACGTTGCTGGAGCCAATGCCAAGTATCCACGCCTTTCGACAGAGAACGTGGCCAACAACGCCCAGAACTCTACCATCTGGTATCGCAACGTCAACTGGCTGAAGCTGCGCGACTGCGAGGTGTACTACAAGTTGCCCGCCTGCGTGGTTGAACCACTGAAGATTACATGTGCCCGTCTGTTTGTCCAGGGACAGAACCTGCTGTCGTTCGACAATATCGCAGCCATGGATGCCGAGAATCTGAACACAGGCTACCCTGTGATGAAGAGTGTTAATATTGGTCTTTCAGTACAATTCTAA
- a CDS encoding RagB/SusD family nutrient uptake outer membrane protein has protein sequence MKRINYFLLSAFLCGFLTSCADLSYTEETNRNEEWTYTYFANGIKNLVFDVYAQVYNNEFDSNSAYFLASATDEAQYALETGAVNNYVNGGWSPANPYDRTWTKAYTAIADVNMYLEKIDETDISDWQYNSDYPKWVAQMELFPYELRFLRAYFYFELFKTYGDVPLVTTTLTNAQANNIKRTPADEIVKFIVDECDAVAPYLPESYTTEVEAEIGRATRIAAFALKARTLLYAASPLHNPNGDKTKWAKAAEACKYILDNASAWGLKLSTYNTLWGHDAFFNTELIFGIGRGDDNAFEMANYPIGVENGSSGNCPTQSLVDQYEYQNNGETFAQRHPGNINLSEEDPYEGLDPRFALTVVKNGDEWPSNGAQKKTIETFIGGFNAAPKYGATPTGYYLKKYVDGSCVTTADNQTRRRHTWIVFRLGEFYLDFAEAAFNATGSANDKTFGISANDAINVLRTRADINMPKFKEDGDAWVERYERERLVELAFENHRFWDVRRWKKGAQYFKTIQVATIDSNLNLTRSTVTRQWDDKYYFYPIPQSELKKNPNLTQNPGW, from the coding sequence ATGAAACGTATAAATTATTTCTTGCTTAGCGCTTTTCTGTGTGGCTTCCTGACTTCTTGTGCGGATCTTTCCTACACAGAAGAGACAAACCGCAACGAGGAGTGGACTTACACCTATTTTGCGAATGGCATCAAGAACCTGGTGTTCGATGTCTATGCGCAGGTATATAATAATGAGTTTGACTCTAATAGTGCCTACTTCCTGGCCAGTGCTACCGACGAGGCCCAGTATGCACTCGAGACAGGCGCCGTAAACAACTATGTAAATGGCGGATGGAGCCCAGCCAATCCTTACGACAGGACCTGGACAAAAGCCTATACAGCCATCGCCGATGTGAACATGTATCTGGAGAAGATAGATGAAACCGACATTTCCGACTGGCAGTATAACAGCGACTATCCCAAATGGGTAGCTCAGATGGAACTGTTCCCTTATGAGTTGCGTTTCCTCAGAGCCTACTTCTATTTTGAGTTGTTCAAGACCTATGGCGATGTGCCTCTGGTAACCACGACGCTTACTAATGCACAGGCCAATAACATCAAGCGTACGCCTGCCGATGAGATTGTGAAGTTTATCGTGGATGAGTGCGATGCGGTTGCACCCTATCTGCCAGAATCCTACACCACCGAGGTCGAGGCAGAGATTGGCCGTGCCACCCGCATAGCTGCATTCGCCCTGAAAGCACGCACCCTGCTTTACGCTGCATCACCTCTGCACAACCCCAATGGCGACAAGACCAAATGGGCCAAGGCAGCCGAGGCTTGTAAGTACATCCTCGACAATGCTTCGGCATGGGGCTTGAAGCTCAGCACCTACAACACGTTGTGGGGACACGATGCCTTCTTCAATACCGAACTCATCTTCGGTATCGGACGTGGCGACGACAATGCTTTCGAGATGGCTAACTATCCTATCGGTGTAGAGAACGGCTCATCGGGCAACTGTCCTACACAGAGTCTGGTCGATCAGTATGAGTATCAGAACAATGGTGAGACTTTTGCTCAGCGTCATCCTGGCAACATCAATCTCAGCGAAGAGGATCCATACGAAGGACTTGATCCACGCTTTGCACTTACAGTTGTAAAGAATGGCGATGAATGGCCTAGCAATGGTGCTCAGAAGAAAACCATCGAGACCTTTATCGGAGGTTTCAATGCAGCTCCTAAGTATGGTGCCACACCAACAGGTTACTATCTGAAGAAGTACGTCGATGGCTCTTGCGTTACCACAGCTGATAACCAGACACGTCGCCGTCACACTTGGATTGTATTCCGTTTGGGTGAGTTCTATCTCGACTTTGCCGAGGCAGCCTTCAATGCCACAGGCAGTGCCAACGATAAGACCTTCGGCATTAGTGCTAATGATGCCATCAACGTGCTGCGTACACGTGCCGACATCAACATGCCAAAGTTCAAGGAGGATGGCGACGCTTGGGTAGAACGCTATGAGCGCGAGCGCCTGGTAGAGCTGGCATTCGAGAACCATCGTTTCTGGGATGTACGCCGCTGGAAGAAGGGTGCACAGTACTTTAAGACCATTCAGGTGGCTACCATCGACAGCAATCTGAATCTAACCCGCTCAACTGTTACCCGCCAGTGGGACGACAAGTATTATTTCTATCCCATCCCACAGTCGGAACTGAAGAAGAATCCTAACCTGACTCAGAATCCTGGATGGTAA